Proteins from a genomic interval of Lemur catta isolate mLemCat1 chromosome 17, mLemCat1.pri, whole genome shotgun sequence:
- the MC3R gene encoding melanocortin receptor 3, producing the protein MNASCCLSPAQPALPNSSGHPEAPPFGNQSSSAFCEQVFIQPEVFLALGIVSLLENVLVILAVVRNGNLHSPMYFFLCSLAVADMLVSVSNALETIMIAVVHSDYLSLEDQFIQHMDNVFDSMICISLVASICNLLAIAVDRYVTIFYALRYHSIMTVRKALALIAAIWVCCGVCGVVFIVYSESKMVIVCLITMFFAMLLLMGTLYVHMFLFARLHVQRIAALPPADGAAPQQHSCMKGAVTITILLGVFVCCWAPFFLHLVLIIACPTNPYCVCYTAHFNTYLVLIMCNSVIDPLIYAFRSLELRNTFKEILCGCSGMSLG; encoded by the coding sequence ATGAACGCTTCGTGCTGCCTGTCCCCCGCGCAGCCCGCGCTGCCCAACAGCTCCGGgcaccccgaagcccctcccttCGGCAACCAGAGCAGCAGCGCGTTCTGCGAGCAGGTCTTCATCCAGCCCGAGGTCTTCCTGGCCCTGGGCATCGTCAGCCTGCTGGAAAACGTCCTGGTCATCCTGGCCGTGGTCAGGAACGGCAACCTGCACTcgcccatgtacttcttcctctgCAGCCTGGCGGTGGCCGACATGCTGGTGAGCGTGTCCAACGCCCTGGAGACCATCATGATCGCCGTGGTCCACAGCGACTACCTGAGCCTGGAGGACCAGTTTATCCAGCACATGGACAACGTCTTCGACTCCATGATCTGCATCTCCCTGGTGGCCTCCATCTGCAACCTCCTGGCCATCGCCGTGGACAGGTACGTCACCATCTTCTACGCGCTTCGCTACCACAGCATCATGACGGTGAGGAAGGCCCTGGCCCTCATCGCGGCCATCTGGGTCTGCTGCGGCGTGTGCGGCGTGGTGTTCATCGTCTACTCCGAGAGCAAGATGGTCATCGTGTGCCTCATCACCATGTTCTTCGCCATGCTGCTGCTCATGGGCACCCTCTACGTGCACATGTTCCTCTTCGCGCGGCTGCACGTCCAGCGCATCGCCGCGCTGCCGCCTGCGGACGGGGCGGCCCCGCAGCAGCACTCGTGCATGAAGGGGGCCGTCACCATCACCATCCTGCTGGGGGTGTTCGTTTGCTGCTGGGCCCCCTTCTTCCTGCACCTGGTCCTCATCATCGCCTGCCCCACCAACCCCTACTGCGTCTGCTACACCGCCCACTTCAACACCTACCTGGTCCTCATCATGTGCAACTCGGTCATCGACCCGCTCATCTACGCCTTCCGGAGCCTGGAACTGCGCAACACCTTCAAGGAGATTCTCTGCGGCTGCAGCGGCATGAGCTTGGGGTAG